tttttaaaaagttttatatttgtaaaatgaagatagatattgtaactctgaatttgcggatgaacaacacctcagtccctcccgtgaccatgaagtctgcaaagtcttcgaaacggcggaagaaaagtaaaatattaaaaccgcgatagaatacgtgaaattgtttaatttaattttttcggCCTTTTCACCCTTCAAAGAGTGTCTCCTTTCATTGTACAAGTAATAACTCAGCAAAAGAATACTtaaaagtaattacatttatacaatttatacgatgtattaaatattggatcCCACTGCTGGAAACAtctctcctttactactgagagggtttaagcattcaccaagctggcctagtgtgggtttgttacttacttttattacttaactacaaaatttaaactaatttctatttaacaaCAATGGCTAAATAAACAGTGAAAGAACGGTGCCAAGGCGGCCGCAGTTCACCAACTGGGACTCCAACCAATCATAACGCAGACTGCCTACTCATTCACTCACACCAAGCGACGAATATGGCCGCGCGCTGGTTTGAATCTCATTCTGTTCCGTACAAAGTTACATCTCGGTCATTGCCAAAAATCTCGGCGGTTTTTAGCCGAGAACCGAGACAAATTTCTCGGTTGGATTTATAGCCGAGAATGCCGAGaacgagaccgagaccgagatctcggtcgagccttagtttctttacataaaataattgtaaaactgCACCTACTACACATATATCGTGGATCTAGATCAAATTAGGCGGTCGGACGTAAAAACTGAGtaaaataattcacatagaCGATAAGATAAGCCAGTTACCCGGTtggcattattatattatgaaagtaattgaaatttaaaaattcattacaaaatataatccaCTTACCGATACATCAGACTCCTTGAGGACTTTTTCAAAGTAAATACCAGCAAACCCAGACAAGAAACAAGCAGCAAGTGCGGCACTGAATCCTAATATCTTAGACTGTTCTGGCATATTTGATGTATTTGTTGAAGTTGATTTCTCTGTTGAAGACAGCTGGACAAGAGCTATACCAGCCGCCAGCAACGCCAGTGCGCACCATTGCCATTTCTTGAGTTGCTTTTTTAAAACAAGGACAGCAAAAAATGCAGTTGTAAGTAACTTTAATTGATATGTAACctgaaaataatgatataaaattgaatagaTGGTTAAAGAGCAACCatagatgtaaattaaaaaatatataatagaaattaacTATTTACCTGATAAGTAGCCGCGTCTAAGTTAGATGCAGATACATACAATAAGTTATTCTGTACAATATACAGAAATGATGGCACACAAACACGCAATGTAtctttaatgtttaaaatgacTATGTTATACATAGACCTCATTCCCTGTTTAATTCCACCTGATTCTTGTGTTACAAGACAGATACAAATGACTAGTTTAAAAACTTCAGCCATCAGCAccgctaaaattaaaatagtaatcgTTAGTACCAGTATAGAGTATATTGATTACTGTGTAAGTAGATTAGTAATTGAGATTACATATAATCcgattatattcatattaatttcaGTCGATAATCGAGATTACATTTAGGGCATGCAATTATCAATATATcgttcaaacaaaatatcatttttattttcgtataaaaacctataaataaagaattttaaattaaaatatttatagatcgTGTAATTCATATATAAACCAAAACAATTAAGGGGACAAAAGTTTTTGCTTACGGTTTTAATTTCATGATTACTTTTATAACTGGCCACTAAATTACTTGTGGACATTtgcaaagaaattaaaaaacgaaATAGTTTCGGAGTTAGTAGTTCTAAATAAAGTGTTTCTTTACTTTTTAATCacagaaaataaatgtttagtgGTTTTTCAAATCTTTTCAGTATTAATAGAGATTGGATAAGTATTTTGATTATTGTTATTCATTGAAGCAAGTAAGTTTAGGTCATAATGCCAAATCTGACTGAATTGTATATCCCCTGAGGTATCACTTTGCTGGAAGAGGGTTGAACTGTGCATTATATTGGCAATGATCTAGATAGCTCCTTCTGTTATCTACAGACTTTAAAAGCGATACCGCAAGACCGGAGAATAATCAAGATGGCGTGGCCAAGGATGACAGAAAAAATACCCTTCCTCCAATTAcaaattacacaattttattaataatcgaATTTCGGGATTAACTTTTCTAGTAATTTGTAAGCGTAATCACTAAtcacaattaattttgttatcgtgaattagtaatttaattacttttttctgAACACTAGCACAGagttcttaaaaaaatcaagtttACTCGAGACATTTAATAGCCATCTCCTTTAAGACAATTATATTCTGCCGACATTATTAGTATCTTCtatcgaatattatatttgtatgaaattaaatttaaatagagcTTGTAAATTTGGAAAGTAGACTTATTACTGTAGGTTCCAAATtgataattacatatatttaattgattcatagaatacatataacaaatttacataaaagttCAAGCTTATTTCAACTTAAATCATGCTAGATTTATGGTCACACAACGTCTTGCTTGTTATGAACTATTCTGAAGGCTAAATACTAAATAGCTTTTCAGACAGCACAATAAGTATTGTTTACAAGAATAATTGACAAGTATAAACATATTGTAATCTTTGCTTGGAGTGCCATTGCCACAAATTGAATGGTTTACTACCCCCTCTCCCGCCCTCACTTTCCCTCATAGCATTTGACAATGAAGTGAATATTATTCTTAGATACAAGTAGGCGCCAATTTCTAACAAgtagttattttgtaaaaatattatatcaggtGATTTAATACTATGTTAGAATTTGAATactatttggaataaaaaataaccagGCCACCGAAGTCGATTATAAATTGCCCATTATTAGTTAAGAAGgcaatgaaatttaattattttcattaatttacaaaaatcaatattcaatttaaatataaataactcttaaaaattttaaaaaataaaacagtttttaaatacttataacttataaagTTGCCTCCTATTAATGGTGTAAAAGTATTGtactatttctatttattacctGCAGCTGAAGAAAACATTTCTGCGACTGGCCTGGTTCGAAGCGTGTCGCATACTAAGCCCAAGGGCAGCATTCTGTACTGTCAGTATAACCAAACTTATATACTTTATGTAAcctgaaatacaaaaatatttttttaaatatccaaaaaaactcaataaaaccTATCAGGTGGCCttgcaaaatgtattttaccCATATCAAATTTAGGTTTTGCCCCGCAACTGCCTAAGACCCTCCAAAGGCCTCAATTAGATGATATGACAGGCAGGGGACACcatggtggaattctccaaatgcTTCCAATCCACATTGTGTGTAATTTTCActatcatacaaaattaaattatgcagGATTGACTTCAATACACAGATGGGACTATTCTTTGATAATATCTGGGAAAATCAATCTTACCATGTTTTACTCTTCTATTACTGTATGATTGTGATTTTTTGCTATCACCATCCATGTTGTCAGTATTTAATTGCTCTTCTACTCTATCTACTATTTCAGTTTCTGGTTCCGGTTCGAGTTCTTCTATTACTTCTCCCTGAATTTTAACCTCTATATCATTATCATCTGCCGACTTCATAGGCActgtaaataaaagaataaatttattgcACAGTAAAGTGGCAAAATGTGGAGCTTTgaacaattaaaggaataattttatacCCTCCTTTCTAGAAAGAAATTTGTTGCAAAGTAACTcacaaaaataacttcattgatTTTTCAAAAGAGGTAGAATAGGCTCATTTCTAAaagttaaattcaaatatataataattatcttggtaaacattttttgtCAAACAATAAACTGATTATGGATATGTCCTTTAGATGAATTTAATTCTTTTCAAATGGTTGTTCCATAATCTATTCAgtagtaattttttaaacaagtttttttgACTTAAATCTGTTTGTTCTCTAATGTGTATATTAAAAAGGCTATTTcactcataatataaatttcttgcATTTGTTCTAAAATATGGTGAGCACTATAAACAAATTGTAGAATGCCATTCTTTTACACTTTAACAGTTCTTTTGAAGAGCATTGATCTCTACTGTCAATCTActggttataaaataattatatttatatttatacatccATTTTTCGATCAAACCAAATTTGCTATGGGCtgctaatgtaataaaatgtttaataatactgAATAATCGCTTATATGTCAAACActataaa
Above is a window of Manduca sexta isolate Smith_Timp_Sample1 unplaced genomic scaffold, JHU_Msex_v1.0 HiC_scaffold_1011, whole genome shotgun sequence DNA encoding:
- the LOC115452996 gene encoding LOW QUALITY PROTEIN: UDP-N-acetylglucosamine transporter (The sequence of the model RefSeq protein was modified relative to this genomic sequence to represent the inferred CDS: deleted 1 base in 1 codon); protein product: MKSADDNDIEVKIQGEVIEELEPEPETEIVDRVEEQLNTDNMDGDSKKSQSYSNRRVKHGYIKYISLVILTVQNAALGLSMRHARTRPVAEMFSSAAAVLMAEVFKLVICICLVTQESGGIKQGMRSMYNIVILNIKDTLRVCVPSFLYIVQNNLLYVSASNLDAATYQVTYQLKLLTTAFFAVLVLKKQLKKWQWCALALLAAGIALVQLSSTEKSTSTNTSNMPEQSKILGFSAALAACFLSGFAGIYFEKVLKESDVSVWMRNVQLSLLSLPFGTATYLIKEGTSEYLLKGFDGFVWYLIVLQAAGGLIVAVVVKYADNILKGFATSVAIIISCVASMYIFDFVLTLQFAFGTMMVIGSIFLYGYVPKKPEPRTSLSV